A section of the Humulus lupulus chromosome 2, drHumLupu1.1, whole genome shotgun sequence genome encodes:
- the LOC133816848 gene encoding tryptophan N-monooxygenase CYP79A68-like, producing MEGSSSSLIVRVINNSDIFPHNKSYYYVPSYHYSYYLHKWGPNSKSNSTAIPHDEETITVMLFIALLLFIIIIVLLLLLKNLFVKLLIISSSSNKKQQPTATTLPPGPSPWPILGNIPEMLRNRPAYQWIHRLMKELNTDIACIRLGTATNLITVTSPEIAREFLKKHDAALASRPDTVVTSLISRGYKTTALTPSGNRWKKMRRVLVSELFNRSKLAWLLQKRTEEADDLVRFVYNQALASSGGGDGRAGGVVDVKVAAKQYAAGVMRRMIFGRGYSEKGSDGRPGKEEEEHVEAVLTVLSHVYVYSVSDILPWLRWFDLDGHQRTVGEAIKVINNHQDPIISERIREWREDGHDAEAKKQPSDLLDVLISAKDSDGNPLLSDDEIRAQVTELLLAGIDNPYNAAEWALSEMLNQPEMLEKATEEIDRVVGSGSGKLLQESDIPQLPYLVACAREALRLHPVTAFNLPHLSTADCTVAGYFIPKGSHVLLSRHGLGRNPAVWDQPLRFNPERHLPENKCDLGESELRFISFSAGRRGCVGMGLGTNMTIMLLGRLLQCFTWTMPQGVEKIDLRSEESSSLFKATPLYAHAKPRFSPSLYTSLSHE from the exons ATGGAAGGCTCCTCATCATCCCTAATTGTACGAGTAATTAATAATAGTGATATTTTTCCTCACAACAAATCGTACTACTACGTTCCTTCATATCATTATTCTTATTACCTTCACAAATGGGGTCCCAATTCCAAGTCCAATTCTACTGCTATTCCCCATGATGAAGAGACTATTACTGTTATGCTTTTCATAGCActattattattcataataataatagtgtTATTATTACTACTCAAAAACTTGTTCGTGAAACTACttattattagtagtagtagtaataagaAGCAGCAGCCTACTGCCACTACTCTTCCTCCGGGTCCCTCCCCATGGCCGATCCTCGGAAACATTCCGGAGATGTTGCGGAACAGACCGGCGTACCAGTGGATCCACCGTCTCATGAAGGAGTTGAACACAGACATTGCCTGTATCCGCCTCGGCACGGCCACTAATCTCATCACTGTCACCTCTCCGGAGATAGCCagagagttcttgaagaaacacGACGCAGCGCTCGCTTCCAGACCCGACACGGTGGTCACTTCTCTAATAAGCCGCGGTTACAAGACCACTGCCCTCACTCCATCCGGAAACCGGTGGAAGAAGATGAGGAGAGTTCTGGTGTCCGAGCTCTTCAACCGCTCTAAGCTCGCTTGGCTTCTCCAGAAGAGAACCGAGGAAGCTGATGATCTGGTTCGCTTCGTTTATAACCAGGCCTTGGCTAGCAGTGGCGGTGGAGATGGAAGAGCAGGAGGAGTGGTGGATGTGAAAGTTGCCGCGAAGCAGTACGCGGCTGGGGTAATGAGGAGAATGATCTTCGGCAGGGGATATTCTGAGAAGGGAAGTGACGGTCGCCCTGGGAAGGAAGAGGAAGAGCACGTGGAGGCTGTGCTTACTGTGCTGTCACACGTTTATGTCTACTCTGTATCGGACATTCTGCCATGGCTGCGGTGGTTTGACTTGGATGGTCATCAGAGGACTGTTGGTGAAGCCATAAAAGTGATCAACAACCACCAAGACCCGATAATCAGCGAGAGAATTCGAGAGTGGAGAGAGGACGGTCATGATGCTGAGGCCAAGAAGCAACCATCAGACCTGCTTGATGTTCTCATCTCGGCCAAAGATTCTGACGGGAATCCACTTTTGTCCGACGATGAAATCCGAGCACAAGTCACG GAATTGCTTTTAGCAGGAATAGACAATCCGTACAATGCAGCAGAGTGGGCACTGTCAGAGATGTTGAACCAGCCAGAGATGCTTGAAAAGGCAACTGAAGAAATCGACAGAGTGgttggcagtggcagtggcaaaCTCCTCCAAGAGAGTGACATCCCCCAACTCCCTTACCTTGTGGCCTGCGCAAGAGAAGCTCTCCGCCTCCACCCGGTCACCGCCTTCAACCTTCCCCATCTCTCCACCGCCGACTGCACCGTGGCCGGCTACTTCATTCCCAAGGGCAGCCACGtcctgctcagccgccacggcctCGGCCGCAACCCGGCCGTGTGGGATCAGCCGCTGCGCTTCAATCCGGAGCGCCATCTTCCGGAGAACAAGTGTGACTTGGGGGAGTCGGAGCTGCGGTTCATCAGCTTCTCCGCAGGGAGGAGAGGGTGCGTCGGAATGGGGCTGGGGACCAACATGACTATTATGCTTCTGGGAAGACTGTTGCAGTGTTTCACCTGGACGATGCCACAAGGAGTGGAGAAGATCGATCTGAGGAGTGAAGAGAGCAGCTCTCTCTTTAAGGCTACGCCATTGTATGCCCATGCAAAGCCTCGCTTCAGTCCATCTCTCTATACCTCATTATCACATGAATGA